Proteins encoded in a region of the Limanda limanda chromosome 17, fLimLim1.1, whole genome shotgun sequence genome:
- the nags gene encoding N-acetylglutamate synthase, mitochondrial codes for MAAAHTGSCGCRAAVLAGKYLSGPGVPVPVPVQSSGLRQRRLLAPQPRMVSSDAAGKRGRAAAVAQQEVPGSGSAAERHLLPGNRSLIYRDVKAFLGEVGGDPREARYWLTQFQRAAAAQSPAFAVLEVDSSVLESRDMVQSLAFGLSFLQRMDMKPVVVMGWSTSEEAGPAEADAGSWCSRGLVQRSQQLTEALQQHSASVLPFFSAESFLLQHQAPPGSSAPHHVAVDTSLLQWTLDCGTIPLVCPVGRDARGCSVMLDPTEVTAAISRALQPHKVMFLNSSGGLHSHDSKVLAAVSLPSDLPSLSLDAGLSAAECHRVATIARLLHQLPAESSAVITSASTMLTELFSHRGSGTLFKNGDPIHRYSSLDGIDVERLMLLINKSFDKTLRGEYIESLKGRLHSVYLSEGYSAAAIITMEPVNSGTPYLDKFVVSSSKQGQGTSHVLWERIRQDLGKLFWRSRATNRINPWYFKHCDGSFVNGLWTVFWFGLRDIRDSYELVEYVKKLPDSFHDDSSSLNIGEQLPPPAAGS; via the exons ATGGCCGCCGCGCACACCGGCTCCTGCGGCTGTCGGGCAGCGGTCCTGGCCGGGAAGTACCTGTCCGGCCCGGGCGTCCCGGTCCCGGTTCCGGTCCAGAGCTCTGGGCTGCGGCAGCGGAGGTTGCTGGCTCCGCAGCCCCGCATGGTGAGCTCCGACGCGGCCGGGAAGCGAGGCCGAGCCGCGGCCGTGGCCCAGCAGGAGGTCCCGGGGAGCGGCTCCGCGGCGGAGCGACACCTCTTACCGGGGAACCGGAGCCTGATCTACCGGGACGTGAAGGCTTTCCTCGGGGAGGTCGGCGGGGACCCGCGCGAGGCCCGGTACTGGCTCACCCAGTTCCAGCGGGCCGCCGCCGCGCAGTCCCCGGCCTTCGCGGTCCTGGAG GTGGATAGCTCGGTGTTGGAAAGCAGGGACATGGTGCAGAGTCTGGCCTTCGGTCTGTCCTTCCTGCAGCGGATGGACATGAAGCCCGTGGTGGTGATGGGCTGGTCGACCTCTGAGGAGGCGGGGCCTGCTGAGGCAGACGCCGGGTCTTGGTGCAGCCGGGGCCTGGTGCAGCGGAgccagcagctgacggaggcgcTGCAGCAGCACTCAGCCTCCGTCCTGCCCTTCTTCTCCGCCGagtccttcctcctgcagcaccaAGCCCCACCAGGAAGCAG TGCTCCTCACCACGTCGCTGTGGACACCAGCCTCCTCCAGTGGACCCTGGACTGCGGGACAATCCCCCTGGTGTGTCCCGTGGGGAGGGACGCCCGGGGCTGCTCGGTGATGTTGGACCCGACAGAAGTGACGGCAGCCATCTCTCGGGCCCTGCAGCCGCACAAGGTCATGTTCCTGAACAGCTCAGGAGGCCTCCACAGCCACGACAGCAAG GTGCTGGCAGCTGTGTCGTTGCCTAGCGACCTGCCCAGTCTGTCCCTGGACGCGGGTCTGAGCGCCGCGGAGTGCCACCGGGTGGCGACCATCGCCCGGCTGCTCCACCAGCTGCCGGCCGAGTCCTCGGCTGTGATCACCTCCGCCAGCACGATGCTGACGGAGCTGTTCAGCCACCGAG GGTCCGGGACGCTCTTTAAAAACGGAGACCCCATCCACCG gtaCAGCTCACTCGATGGGATTGATGTGGAGCGTCTGATGCTTCTCATCAACAAGTCTTTTGATAAAACTCTGAGGGGAGAATACATCGAGTCACTGAAGGGTCGACTGCACTCGGTCTACCTTTCTGAAGG CTACAGCGCCGCAGCCATCATCACCATGGAGCCGGTGAACAGTGGCACGCCCTACCTGGACAAGTTCGTGGTGAGCAGCAGCAAACAGGGCCAGGGCACCAGCCACGTGCTGTGGGAGAGAATCAGGCAGGACCTGGGCAAACTGTTCTGGAGGTCGAGAGCCACAAACAGGATCAACCCGTG GTACTTCAAACATTGTGACGGCAGCTTTGTGAACGGGCTGTGGACCGTCTTCTGGTTCGGCCTGAGGGACATCAGAGATTCCTACGAGCTGGTGGAGTACGTCAAGAAGCTTCCTGACTCGTTCCACgatgactcctcctctctcaacATCGGCGAGCAGCTCCCTCCACCGGCTGCAGGATCCTGA
- the LOC133023192 gene encoding cytochrome c oxidase assembly factor 3 homolog, mitochondrial, with product MEEKTSAEKLLLLRQQQQELWRKNAPKLRRRNLITGLSIGAFVVGMFTYTILSVKQEKIVEELDEESRIHIYRGPRTSANS from the exons atggaggagaagacATCGGctgagaagctgctgctcctccggcagcagcagcaggagctctggAGGAAGAACGCGCCGAAGCTCCGGAGAAGGAACCTGATCACCGGCCTGAGCATCGGGGCCTTCGTGGTGGGGATGT TCACGTACACCATCCTGTCGGTGAAGCAGGAGAAGATCGTGGAGGAGCTGGATGAGGAGTCCAGGATCCACATCTACCGAGGACCTCGTACCAGCGCCAACTCCTGA